The Lolium rigidum isolate FL_2022 chromosome 1, APGP_CSIRO_Lrig_0.1, whole genome shotgun sequence region ACAATTACATTTTGCTCATTTTGTCTTTATTGTTTCCTGGTGACATGGGATATGATCCTGATCATGTGCATATCTTCTGCGGCTCCCTGTTTTCACGGTGTTCCTGATCAATTTCATAACATGCGAGGGTCTCCAGCTGATTTACTCTTGTTGCCTGGTCTGAAGTTAGTGGAAAATAATTATTACTTGTATTCAGTAGTCCATGCTCATGAACCAATTATTTTCTCGCAGATCACCCTGATTGGCACCTCAGGGATCTCAGGGTcctatgttgagctaagggcatgAGGGAAGCCTGCAGGTCAGAACCGTGGCCGAACACTGACGGGAAACTGCGTATCAGAACCAGGTGTTCCGTTTTCTTTTAATTTTCCGATGTAGCTACCATGCCAATAACAAGATCTTCAAAACAGATGTGCTCTTAAAGTAACGCTTTGGTACTGTAATAAGAATGCAATCCTGGAGTTTTGGTTTTGTTTTGCTGCTCAAGATGATCGGGGTTTTCTCTATATGTCGTGGGTTGATCTTATATCTTGAGAAACAGTATATCTGAGTAGGATTTATCCATTttgttcagaagttttgtgctctTGACCTACTTCGTGCACTGTTGAGACTTTGGTTTATTATACAGACTACAATTTCGAGGGAATGAGGTACTGGAATCCTTATGTGTATTTTGAGTAAACATGTGCTGGAAACGTCAGTGAAAAGCATAACAGATGTATGCGTCATCATAGCAACCACTTAAGTTTAGGAGTTATTTGGGTTATAATCTGATTTGACCAATATACGTCAACTTTTGTGGTACGTAATAAATAAGTTCAGCACATCCCAGTTCAGCAACAGACCGAACCTATGCCCTCCGGTCCATAATAAGTGTTGAAAACTTTAGTTGGTTtgcacttattatggattggagggagtatataatGTTGTTGGTTTTGTaaaaataaaaggtaaagggctaTATCTTGTTCAAGACATAATTATTTATTTGGGATTCACATGACTCACATGTTGCTAACTCATCGGTCGAAGGTGGTGGCTGGCGCTTGGTTGCCCCTTTCCTTGTCATGAATCACGTTCATGGTCTTGACAGTAGGGTTCCTTCTCTGACCTGTCGTGCTAGTCTTAGATGGTCGGCACGCCACCATCCTGAAACTTATGGCTATGCCCTATGGTATTGCTTTAAAGCGAAATGGTGAACGTTTTTTATGGTTATTCGCTGTAGGCAGCAAGATATTCTACTGTCCTCGACCCGAAATGTAAGGTTGTGTCCCAATGAGCCATGATCCTACTGCCGTTCGACCCagtaaagttttttttttcgaataaGACAAGACCGCCATTTTTTTAGTAATTAAGAAGAAGATCTTTGGCCGGTTAACTTTCGGAAAACTGACCTAAGACCGTAACATCACCTCGCCGACCATCATAGATAGAACATGACTGTCGTGAGGGTACACAACCACCCTAGCTACCCACACAAGCCACACACAAAAACGAGCCAATGTCTTCGTGGAGGTTGCCTCCCAGGACTTTTAGGTCTTCATGCAGCGGCGACTCCAACATTCTCGAACACCTTGCAAGTGCAGCAACGTGAAGCCCATATTGGCCTATGCCAAGCAGATGACACATCGCGAGGGGACCGGCTGCTCCAATTCCGCTGACGATCTTCGGAGGGAAAACCGCAAAACCCTGCATCGAGGAAGCTCGAATACGTCGGGACAGAGACCAAGTAACAAGGTCTTGCTGCGACCAAACTTCAGTCTTCAACGTCATCGTCGACACACATGCTGCCGCACAGAACACCCACACCGCCGGCTGGTTCAGCCAACCGTGATGCCGCCTGCGTCTAGCCCACCAAGAGCCGCGGAAGGGAGCAAGATCCTCAAGGCGAGGGCGACACTCGTCGCCCAAACCAAAGGGTCTCGGAGATTTCACCCGAAGAGCATGTCCTGAGGCTGAAGAGGTCGAGATAGACTCCAAAAAGTAACTCGGTCGTAAATCAAACACAAAGATACCAGACTGTACTCTCTCCATAACGCAGAAACATAATAAATCCTTGAGTTATTCCCAATATACCACACCAAAATGTAAGTTCAACACACACTCACAATCACAACCTCAAACTTGTTTTTTTCGGTTGCAAAGGAGCAAGCACCACAACAGAACTTACTTATTGCACTGGCTATATATATGTCGTTCACTACAACAAGCGGCTCTGTCTCACCATATACGAGAACCCTGCAGATCGACGCTCCATTCTGCATCCAAGCTCCATTTTGCCGGATCTCTTCATGGAGCAGCGACGTTCTCCAGGGCGAGCGGCGCGATCTCGTCTCCGATGATCCCTGGCTCGCTCCCGGCGACCCCCAGGTCCAGCAGCACGTCCTCCCAGTTCTTAGCAGGGCCCTGCAAAGCACCATTGATCGATTTTATCACCAACACCAGGGATGCACCGTATGCACTAGCCAATATAGCTACTCCGTATATGATTTGCTCTTAGTTGTGCTGTCAAGTGTCGATAGCTTGATTGCATACCTTCCAGGAGAGATCCTGGGTCATGCAGTTCTTGACCATCTTCTCGTATGTCGGCGTGCCGACGACCTTGATGGCGCGCTTCAGGGTGGTAGCCGCCTTCTTCACGTCGCTCGGCTCCAGGACGTTGCACTGGCCACGAAGAAAACGATATTAGTTGATGATCCGAGCTGCAAGaatcatggagatcaatgaattTAGACAGAGGACAATGATCCTACGTCGACACTGAGTCGGCCCATGTGAAACCCAGTCTTGCCCTCCACGATCGTGTCGACGAGTCCGCCGGTGGAAGCGCACGCGCATGGCTGGAATTCAGGAAGAAATTTTGATCATGGCCATGGAATCGCTTCAGGATTTCGCGTGCAGCAGGGTGAGAAATGGACTAGGGCAAGTTTACCGTTCCGTAGCGCATCCCCTGGAGCTGGATGAGGCCGCAGGGCTCGAAGCGGCTGGTGACGGCGAGCACGTCGGCGCCGGCCATGATCTGGTGAGCCAGCGGCGCGTTGAACTTGACCACGGCCCTCACCTTCTCCGGGAAATCCTCCTCCGCGCTCTTCAGCAGTCGTTCGAACTTCTTCTTTCCGGTGCCCAGGAGCACGATCTGAACGTCTTCCACCTCCTCTAGCACCTCCTTGATGGCGGCGACCATCACGTCGGGGCCCTTCTGCTCCTCCAGCCTGCCGATGAACGCCACAAGCGGCACTTTGCTGTCCACGGGCAGCCCCACCTCCGCCTGCAGGGCCTCCTTGTTCAGCGCCTTTCCCTCCACCGCCTGTCAGTCATAGTGCACCATCGATCATGCACACTTTGCCTCGTCAGAACTCAGAACCGGCGATCACCGGAGAAGACACATGAAACAATAAGATAGTTTTGTGGGTGGGTGCTCACGGTGGTGTCGTCGTACTTTACGGCGATGTACTTGTCCTTGCTCGGGTCCCACTCACTAACGTCCATGCCGTTGACGATGCCGGTGATGCCGGTGAGGCGCATGATGTTGTCCAGCTCGCAGCCCCTAGCTTCGCCGGAGATGAGCTCCTCCGCGTAGTACGGGCTCACCGTCAGTACCCTGTCGGATTCAAGGATGCCAGCCTTCATCCAGTTGATCTTCCGCCCCTCCACCGGCTTGTCGTACCTGCACCAAATGTATTAACCCAAATCAAACTCAACTCGCACAATTTCAGATTCAAGTTCAGGTTCAGGTTCATGTTCAGGTTCAGACAttggaattttcacttttttaacTGAGGCTTACCCGTCGATGAAATCATAGGACGACTTGAACCTCTCGGGGAGATTGAGGAGCGAAAAGTCATCAAAGGAGAAGCGGCCCTGGTAGGATATGTTGTGGATGCAGAATGCGACCTAATTAAGCCAAGTTGCAAAGCTAATTCTGGTCAGTTTCAGATCGAACAGCAATGTACAGACGGAACATTACAGTGTCAAAAGATGCAGAACCTTTGCAGTCTTGTAGAGGCCATTGGACTGGTAGTTGCTCTTGAGGTAGCAAGCAAGAGGGCCAGTGTGCCAGTCGTTGCACACGAACAACACATCTTCCCCTGCATCACGATCGATGCGGCAGCAccccaaaataaagaaaattacacTAGTCTGATGCACGGATGATGATCATACAATGCTTGAAAGAAAATCTTCAGGTACACTCTGGCTTGCACTATGTGTGTTGATCAATCTTGCATACCGTAAGGTCCGGAGTAGTACGGGTTGTTGTCGAGGTTTAGGATCCTGGGCGCCTCGAGTGCTGCCTGGCAGAGAAGGCTGAAGCGTAGCTGGTTGTCCTGGTAATCCGTGCCGGTAGTGGGCCCGTAGATCTTCTCTTTGGTCTTGCCCCAAACCTGAAAAGGAATTATAACCAACAGAAATAAAGATTCAGCAAGAAAAGACTTCACTGGGATCGATCACCATGCATGTTCAATGGTGTAGATGAGAAAAAGCTGTGATCACCTTCTCGAGGAAGGACGGGTGGTCGATGAACACACGGTCCACACCACGCTTGTAGCAGTGGAAGAACCTCACCCTCTCGTACTCGTCGCCCATCTTGATCTGCAAAACCAAGTTAAAATCTTTATGAAACGTGCAGCATCGATGAGAACACGCAAGGACTTGTTACTGATCATGTCGGGCACCTCGGAGATGACGCCGGTGTCCCAGGCGTCCTTGTACTGGTCGTAGCGCGGGGAGATGACCATGACCCTGTGCCCGTTCGCCTGCACAGTGGCACACGTTGTAATGGCATAGCGGTGGCGGTAAGTAGACAATGGGAGTTGAAGAGATGGCGTGTTCTTACGGCCATGGCTGGCGGGAGGCCACCGAGGACGTCACCGAGGCCGCCGGTCTTGCTCCAGGGCGCCATCTCGGCACCGACGAAAAcaatgttcatgccggccgtgGCGCGTACCACGACAGAGGAGCACCGTCGGCTCCCGCGTTGCTGCGTCCTCCGCGTCTGCTTGGGGGTCGCACACGCGCTGGTCCTCATGCTGAGCGCGGCGTCCGCCGGGTTACGTGGCCTCGGGCCCTGGAAGCCACCGCGCCGGAACAAGGACGGCGCCGACCTGTCGGTGAGGCCGGGGAGGGCGCCCGAGGTGGCGAGCTGGGATGTAGCCAGAGCTGCCATGGCGCGCGCAGGGTTGAGCGCGGCTAGCTGTTGTGAGAAACGAGACAACTTCACTGAATCAGTGAGGGCTTGAGTGAACTAAACAGAGTTTTGCAGGCAAGTCTTGTGGAGAGATGAACGCGCGGCAcctatctgttttttttttcctagTATAAAGGAACGACACCTACCTGAGTAGTAAAATCCAGACATCAAGCATGGATCTAAATTTAATTTATGAATCCTAATTAAACACCGCCAAGGTCCCAGTTCTACTATTAATCTGAGAGGAAAAATGGAACGATCGATCATGTTTCTAGTGTTCATTTTAACTTTTAGGACCTGATCGATCATTAAGTAAAGATATCCTACAACACAATTATAAATCTACTTGATTTTACTTGTATGGACTCTGATGATAATAAACCCCCGATCGACTTGATCCACGCCAGAAACAAATCTATGGCTTAAATTTCCTGGCATATATAAAAACTCCGTTGGAGAATAGAAATCGTTATGCACCTCATGTAATCTGCTGATTGGCACCCACAGGCCACAGGAGGAGCATTATCTTATACATATAATCATAAACCTATGCGGTATGTCGATTTAACCTTTAGGACCTGATCGATCATTAAGTAAAGAGATCCTACAACACAATTATAAATCTAGGAATCTGTGAGCTCCTGAACGTGGATACTCGGATCTACAATCACACGGACTGAAATATTTCTCAGCCTCGACCAAATGGCAACTAATCTAGCCGATGGGCGCGCGGCGCGCGTGCGCGTACCTGAACACCTGATCTCTCGTTCTTCTTGTGGAAGGACGTTGATGGTTCGATGCGCggagtgttcttcttcttcttcacaggCAGAGGTAGGGTTCTTGTTCCGGTCGGCGTCCTAGGACTGTGCGATCAATGGCGCGCGGGCGATGTGGGCGAGGGAGTGGAAGGAAACGAACGGTGGGCGCAGGAGCCGGAGACGGAGGTTATTTGTACTGGCGCGGCCTCGCGGGGGTGGGGAGACCCGCGCCGTGGCGTTGCGTTCACTCAAGCACGGTGACACACACACCCCGATCTCCCCATTACCCGCTCCGTTCCTCGTGCATGCTGGGAGAGGGACGGTGGGCGATCGATTCGGGCCCGCTGCGGCCTGCATGGCTCATGTGACTGACGCCTCCTCGCGATCTCCGCTTGGCTGTTTCCCAGCGGGACTGAAGAGTGCCACTCGCCACTCGGTGAAAGCCAATCGTCGTCGCGCTTTCCAGCTGACCGGTTGCCTTTGCTTCTGCTCCGCCGCTCGACCtcgccgtggcccgtggggcACGCACCCTGACCGCCGGTGGTGGGGGTTCTGGCTGGCCGTCCATGTGTCTGGGCTCGTACTGCACTTTCTCCTTTCTGTTCTACAGTCGCATGTTCCTTCCACGGCGCCCACTTCCGTTCTCTGCTTTCGGCGGTTGCAGCTAGCTGGGGCTGCCGTAATGGTGTGGCATGGCGACAagagcttgtgtgtgtgtgtgttcgcaCTTCGCAGTCGCAGGAGGCAGGACAAAGTTAGCTAGTGCCGAAAACTTGTTTTTACACCTACCGTAGTAACGTCAGCAATGACGTCAGCCATGTGCTGACCAATTTTTGTACCAAATTGtgaaacataattgaaacattaatatttttgtgaaacaaaccatagtgacgtcagcaatgatgtcatcagtttcactttttgtcagactgtttcacaatattttccatgtatcactttagtttcataaaagtttcacttctgtttcaattattagttttatattagacaaatgtcaaaaggctcaccaatctcaaagcagaGAGTGGATGCTGGATTAGACTCCTTTACCTACCGGCGCCGGTAAATTCGCCGCTCTCGTGCTGGTGCGCTTTGTGTACGTGCTGGCAAAACTGCCGGCTCACAACTGCACATACACGCTGGTTGCATCAAAGTTGCACGTAATTAAGGCAGTGGTTTTTTTAGGGGTATAAAGGATCTTTCTATTAAATTTTCTTTTGCAATAGAGGCAAAAGATTTCCCTCATTCATCAATGAAGAAGAAACTGAGTCTTATTTTGGGACATAGAAAGTGCAAggttcaacaaatgggattactaTTACAACACTCGATATTCTGGGCACCCACGGTGATCCAAAGGCGTGCTTCCCTCGCCGAAGATGCTAGGAGAATAGCCAGCGGCGCGGATTGTTGCGGAAGACATGCTCGTTACGCTCGTTCCAAACCGTCCAACAAACAAACATGGCGATTGAGGTCATGCCTTAGGCACGGTTCTGCTAGACATACTCGTCCACCAGTCGATGATGGACAGCTCTTTTGGAAGATGGTCTCCAAACCGGCGACCTCACCGAAGGTTGCAAGGATGGCAGAGAGGTTTTGGGTATCCGCCTTGTGAGGGGCCACAAAAGCAGACACATCGTCCGCATGAAGTGAGGTATGAAGGATGGCTCCTAGCCCTCTAATCTTGTGGAGCAGATCGTTATTGGTGGCTACCTCGAGAATCTTTTGTAAATGGTCAATGCGAGCACAAAAAGGAGCTGGGAGAGCGGGCCTCCTTGTCTTAGGCCTTTCCCATGCTTCATAGGGTTGCTGAGCACTCCATTAAGAAGCACTCTACAGGATGAGTAGTTTAGGATTGCGGCGATCCAATCGTTGAACCATGGGGGAAATCGTGCCTCCTTAAAAGCTCGAGGATCAAGCCCCATCTCACAAGGTCAAACGCCTTACGAATGTCGAGCTTAAAAAGGAGAGAAGGATTTTTCCTCACGTGTAGCCTTCTTGCGAGATTACATGCTTACATGAAGTTTTCATGAATGCTCCTTTTTTCTATGAAGGTACTTTGCGCGTTGGAGAGAAGATTGTTCTAAAGTCATGGCGTGGATGAGGCTAAATAGGGAGGATGGGGGGTGCAACAATTTTGGCCATGGCGTGGATGAGGCTAAACGTCCTAAAGTTGCCGATGCCCTCTGCTCTGGCTTCCTTGGGAAATAGGATATTATTTGCCGAGTTAAGCCATTTGAGGTGAGCCGCGTGGAGATTGTTGAACGGTTGATGGCAGCCAAAAGGCTCTCCTTAAAAACCTCCCAACATGTCTTGAAAAGCCCTAGTAAAATCATTGTACTCTcttcgtcctcaaataagtgtgcGTGTACGTTTAGACATATCCTAAGTCAAACATTATTAACCGTTGACCAATTTTCTAGAAAAAAGTAGCAATATTTATGGCACTAAATTAATATCCCTAGATTCATCTTGACATGGAgttcaataatatagtaatttaatGTTACATATGTTGCTATTTTTGTGTGAAATATgagtcaaatttgaaaatatttgacTTTGAAAAAAGGAAAAGGCGTACCTACTTTAGTACAACAAAAATATATCAGAAGAATTAAGGAGCCACAAGCCACGACCATGTTCTAATGAATGATATAACTCGTCAGAAGCATCAGATTCGGATGTACAAACTCACTTGTTTCATAACTAATCCATCAAACGACTTCCCCTCCTTGTATTGCAAGCATCGAGAGTTAGACTTAAAATGCGCTGGAACTAGCATTATTATAAGTATTATGTCttttaacttttttttgcaaTTATTTATGTCTTTTAACTTTGATACTGTTTGCCGCTTATGAGAGGTCTGGTGGCATTTTTGTGGGTATTAACTCTGCCACGTTACGTGTTAAGGAGGTACAGGTGGGAGCTAGATGTGTTAAATTTTATATTTAATTCGATAGTTTTAAATGGTGTTTGGTCGTTGTATACGGTGCAACTTAAGATGCACAGAAAGCTGAGTTTCTGGCTGAGTAGGTCCGTATATGTGACAGGAAGCTCAAAATACACACTCCCTatactagtgggaggagatttcaatATCATCCGTAGGAAGGAGGAGAAAAACAATGACATTTTCAATGGCCGCTGGCCATTCATTTTAGTGTTATATTGAAAGTTTTAACCTAAAAGAAATAGCTCTTTCAGGAATACAATTTGCATGGGCCCATGGAGAAACTCCGACTTATGAAAAACTTGATAGAGTTATTGGTTTCTTGCTATAGCAGAGTGGGAACAAAAGTATACATTAGTTAGCGTCAGGGCTTTGACACGTTCGGGTTCCGATCACCCCTCTCAGCTACTTACTCATGTGTACATGCTCACCTAGTCACCTTGGTAACAAGGCTCAGTTTCTCTTGAATTATCTTGGCTACCCCATAATGGTTTTCTGGACATGGTAAAAAGGGTGTGGAACACTATATCTCATGGGGATAGCCCTATGCAGATTTGGAAAAATAAGACGCGCCATCTCCGGTGTTTTCTTAGAGGTTGGGCAATCAATTTAAGTGGTGActataaaaaataaaaggaaagacTACTACAAATTATTGATACCCTTGATCGCAAAGCTGAAACTATCCGTCTAAATGCAGCTGCGAGAGAGGCAATGAGAGATGCTAATGGGAAAGAATTAAACTTTAGAAAAGATGAGGAGTCAAAGTGGGCTCAGCGGGCTAAGGTTAAGCATGTGCAAGAGGGTGTAATAACACGAAATATTTTCACTTAGTGGCTAATGGTAAGCATAGGTGAAAGAAGATATTTCAGTTAGAACAAAGATGAAGGCACCATTATTGGAGAGGAAAACCTTTGGGTTTACATTTTCGTATATTAAAAAAGCTTTTCGGTCCACCTGAGATAAATAATTTTCTCTTGTCAAAGATGAGAATTTAGATATTCCCCAGGTCACGCAAGAAGAAAATCAAGTTTTGATTGCCGACTTTAAGGGGGGAAGAGGTCTTTGAGGCTATCATGCAGATGGAGCAGAACAAAGCGCCGGAACTTGATGGGTTTCCCGCTGAATTATACCAAAAATGTTGGCATATTATTAAAAATGATCTTATGAACATGTTCAAGATGTTTCACAAAGGTGAACTTCCCTTGTTCCATCTGAATTTTGGGACCATTATATTGCTTCCTAAGAAAGAGGATGCTATTTAAATCAGCAATATAGACATATTTTCTTACTAAACGTGAGTTTTAAGATCTTTACAAAAGTCGGCATGAATAAAGTCACTACTATGGCTCATAATGTAATTAGGCCAACCCAAACTGCCTTCATGTATGGCAGGCATATTCTTGAGGGCGTGGTTATTCTTCATGAAATAATTCATGAGTTTCAACGCAATAAATTAGATGGAGTGCTTCTCAAATTGACTTCGAAAAGTCATATGACAAAGTTAAATGGTCCTTTTAGCAGCAAGCTCTTCCCTATGAAAGGCTTTGATCCTAAGTGGTGCCATTGGATCAATAGTTGTATACTAGAGAAGTGTTGGTATTAGAGTCAACGATGCCATAGGTCAACGATGCCATAGGGCATTACTTACAAACTAAGAAGGGCTTAATTAAGACATGGATATCCTCTTTCCCCTATTTTATTTAATATTTTTGCGAACATGTTGGCCATTTTAATTGCTAGAGCTAAAGAAGATGGCCATGTAGATAGCTTAATCCCTCATTTAGTTGATGGGCTATCTCTATTCTACAATATGCGGACGACACTATTATTATCATGGAGATTGACATAGGAAAGGCAATAATATGAAGCTGGTCCTATGCATTTTTTGAGAAATTATTTGGCCTAAAAATTAACATCCACAAAAGAGAAATTTTCTGCTTCGAAAAGGCCAAAGAAGTGCAAGATCAATATAGGGATATTTTTGGATGTGAGGCTGGGTCGTTTCCTTTTAAGTATTTGGGAATACccatccatttcaaaaaaaatactGAAAAATAGTGAGTGGAAAATGGTGGAAGATAGATTTAAAAAAAGCTCAGTTTGTTGGATTGGTAAGTGATGGCACTTACAACACCAAAAAAAATCTCTTGAAACATTggaactccaagtgcagagtgtgtaGTCTAGGAAGTAATTTTCCGCACAAGggagtttatatcaaactctcaggaactgagcaaaga contains the following coding sequences:
- the LOC124668193 gene encoding granule-bound starch synthase 1, chloroplastic/amyloplastic; its protein translation is MAALATSQLATSGALPGLTDRSAPSLFRRGGFQGPRPRNPADAALSMRTSACATPKQTRRTQQRGSRRCSSVVVRATAGMNIVFVGAEMAPWSKTGGLGDVLGGLPPAMAANGHRVMVISPRYDQYKDAWDTGVISEIKMGDEYERVRFFHCYKRGVDRVFIDHPSFLEKVWGKTKEKIYGPTTGTDYQDNQLRFSLLCQAALEAPRILNLDNNPYYSGPYGEDVLFVCNDWHTGPLACYLKSNYQSNGLYKTAKVAFCIHNISYQGRFSFDDFSLLNLPERFKSSYDFIDGYDKPVEGRKINWMKAGILESDRVLTVSPYYAEELISGEARGCELDNIMRLTGITGIVNGMDVSEWDPSKDKYIAVKYDDTTAVEGKALNKEALQAEVGLPVDSKVPLVAFIGRLEEQKGPDVMVAAIKEVLEEVEDVQIVLLGTGKKKFERLLKSAEEDFPEKVRAVVKFNAPLAHQIMAGADVLAVTSRFEPCGLIQLQGMRYGTPCACASTGGLVDTIVEGKTGFHMGRLSVDCNVLEPSDVKKAATTLKRAIKVVGTPTYEKMVKNCMTQDLSWKGPAKNWEDVLLDLGVAGSEPGIIGDEIAPLALENVAAP